Proteins from one Sabethes cyaneus chromosome 2, idSabCyanKW18_F2, whole genome shotgun sequence genomic window:
- the LOC128737336 gene encoding RAB6-interacting golgin produces the protein MSKQFVGFSDDDIYKITRQTNGKDAVKNLSRPHQKPVRLSEKAAAAAKKATPKEHVQMNVADCSTATSCVDSSIYPNHPIQQAVAFKPLPVMMNAPEDESILVLPKQSVIPASTPSVNGPENVQTVLGGLATPTQGGMLAISETVTPFKGMSLKDFEHQRRLMQEQNQQKRQMLQKAIDQYAQKTAAEATKLQEIKAELGKLDSELASDVAILRKQIDAASLHFSNVEKNYLNIENLFLKAKVDLHQALERKEMLTEHLCTIISHNEERKAKRLSELMEKVGLSVNGDIDDTINSDGSSSMVSSTVDSTSK, from the exons ATGTCGAAGCAATTTGTTGGATTTTCTGACGATGATATTTATAAAATTACACGTCAGACCAACGGAAAAGATGCCG TTAAAAACCTATCGCGTCCGCATCAAAAACCAGTTCGGTTAAGCGAGAAAGCAGCAGCCGCTGCCAAAAAAGCTACTCCGAAAGAGCATGTGCAAATGAATGTTGCCGACTGTAGTACTGCCACCAGTTGCGTCGATTCCAGCATCTATCCAAACCATCCAATTCAACAGGCGGTTGCCTTTAAACCTCTGCCTGTAATGATGAATGCACCGGAAGATGAATCTATTCTTGTATTACCTAAGCAGTCAGTTATACCTGCCAGTACACCTTCCGTTAACGGCCCTGAAAATGTACAAACCGTGCTTGGTGGTCTTGCAACACCAACGCAAGGGGGAATGTTAGCAATTTCGGAAACGGTGACTCCTTTCAAAGGAATGTccctgaaagattttgaacatcAGAGAAGACTCATGCAGGAGCAAAATCAACAGAAACGGCAAATGCTTCAGAAGGCGATCGATCAATA TGCACAAAAAACGGCTGCCGAAGCAACGAAATTGCAAGAGATTAAAGCAGAACTCGGAAAGCTAGACTCTGAGTTGGCTTCCGATGTGGCAATCCTAAGAAAACAAATCGATGCTGCCAGTCTACACTTCTCCAACGTTGA GAAAAATTACCTCAACATTGAGAACCTCTTCCTGAAGGCAAAAGTCGACCTTCACCAAGCGCTTGAACGCAAAGAGATGCTAACGGAGCACCTTTGTACTATCATTTCGCACAATGAGGAGCGTAAGGCAAAGCGGCTTTCCGAACTGATGGAGAAGGTGGGGCTTTCGGTAAACGGAGACATCGATGACACTATCAATTCCGACGGTTCCTCTTCGATGGTTTCGTCAACAGTCGATAGCACGTCCAAATAG